In Candidatus Omnitrophota bacterium, a single genomic region encodes these proteins:
- a CDS encoding N-acetyl sugar amidotransferase yields the protein MMDLKRCSRCVMPETHETIFYDDEGVCNICRQHELKHEKIDWDKRKQEFVEIVDRYRGKGAYDCIIPISGGKDSTYVLYMMMKKYKVKPLAVSFDHGFYRPHHIKNRDKVLRKLGVDLHLFRSNQKVVKKLMLESLKRKGDFCWHCHTGVFAYPMQIAVKHNIPLLIWGESTAEYTSYYSFDEPDERDEEAFNKWINLGITAEDMEGMLDGSVTMRDLEPYRYPRLRDLNRIGYRSICYGTYHPWDVRKHVDVIQKELGWEVDEVEGVPSDYWYTKLECMFSGVRDYLKFLKRGFGRTTQLATDDVRAGVITREEALTRLRQNDGLKPASLGPFLEFIGITEDEFNEIAARHMVSPWKCDPKKIRKGKTLHDQEDWNLSGVNEQVIIAKEAEAQEE from the coding sequence ATGATGGACCTTAAAAGATGTTCAAGATGCGTGATGCCCGAAACGCACGAGACCATATTCTACGACGATGAGGGGGTCTGCAACATATGCCGCCAGCACGAGCTTAAACACGAGAAAATAGACTGGGACAAAAGAAAACAGGAATTCGTCGAAATAGTCGACCGCTACAGGGGAAAGGGCGCTTATGACTGCATCATACCGATCAGCGGAGGCAAGGACAGCACTTACGTTCTTTACATGATGATGAAGAAATACAAGGTAAAGCCTCTGGCTGTTTCATTCGACCACGGTTTTTACCGCCCGCACCACATAAAGAACAGGGACAAAGTCCTGAGGAAACTGGGCGTGGATCTTCATCTTTTCAGGTCGAACCAGAAGGTAGTTAAAAAGCTGATGCTGGAGTCTCTCAAGAGAAAAGGCGATTTCTGCTGGCACTGCCATACGGGAGTTTTCGCTTACCCCATGCAGATAGCGGTCAAACACAATATCCCTCTTTTGATATGGGGCGAGTCGACGGCCGAATACACCAGTTATTACAGTTTTGATGAACCCGATGAAAGGGACGAGGAGGCTTTCAATAAGTGGATCAACCTGGGAATAACGGCCGAGGACATGGAAGGCATGCTGGACGGAAGCGTTACGATGAGGGACCTTGAGCCGTACAGGTATCCCAGGTTGAGGGACCTTAACAGGATAGGCTACAGGTCCATATGCTACGGTACCTATCATCCGTGGGACGTCAGGAAACACGTTGATGTCATACAGAAAGAACTGGGATGGGAAGTGGACGAGGTGGAGGGGGTGCCTTCCGATTACTGGTATACCAAGCTGGAGTGCATGTTCTCGGGGGTCAGGGATTATTTGAAGTTCCTAAAAAGGGGATTTGGAAGAACCACTCAGCTCGCCACGGATGACGTGCGGGCGGGGGTCATAACCAGGGAAGAGGCGTTAACAAGGCTCAGGCAGAACGATGGTCTGAAGCCCGCCAGTCTGGGCCCATTTCTTGAATTCATAGGTATCACGGAAGATGAGTTCAATGAAATAGCGGCCCGGCATATGGTAAGCCCCTGGAAATGCGACCCCAAAAAGATAAGAAAGGGCAAAACGCTTCATGACCAGGAAGACTGGAACCTTTCAGGCGTCAATGAACAGGTCATAATCGCGAAAGAGGCGGAAGCGCAGGAGGAGTAG
- a CDS encoding aminotransferase class III-fold pyridoxal phosphate-dependent enzyme — protein sequence MEKGQQLYKKARNIIPGGTQLLSKRPELHLPELWPAYYDKARGCRVWDLEGNIYTDMSYMGIGSCILGYSDRDVDNAVKMAVDKGTMSTLNCPEEVELAGILCDIHGWADMVRFSRTGGEAAAMAVRIARASTGRDIVLFCGYHGWHDWYLSANLADDSGLDGHLLPGLEPRGVPRELKGTSIPFQYNDSDGFLALLEKYRSRIAAVIMEPVRNLYPTGGFLETIRDRTQREGIILIFDEITSGWRLNHGGAHLGFGVDPDMAVFAKGISNGYPMAAVIGRENVMTVAQDTFISSTYWTERIGPVAAISTIGKMSKNNVPGHLKHTGSRIKAGWRKYADEHGLEIEISGIDPLGHFTFSGEKHLVLKTLFTQYMLERGFLATNAFYASYAHKDEHVDKYLDAVSEVFGLVRKAADSTSPEDFLKKKVCHSGFRRLT from the coding sequence ATGGAAAAGGGACAGCAGTTATATAAAAAGGCCAGGAACATAATACCCGGAGGCACACAGCTTCTTTCCAAAAGGCCAGAACTCCACCTGCCGGAACTCTGGCCGGCCTATTATGATAAGGCCCGCGGGTGCAGGGTCTGGGACCTAGAGGGGAATATATATACGGACATGAGCTATATGGGCATAGGTTCGTGTATTTTGGGATACTCCGACAGGGACGTTGACAATGCTGTGAAGATGGCCGTGGACAAGGGAACGATGAGCACGCTGAACTGTCCCGAAGAGGTGGAACTCGCCGGGATCCTCTGCGACATCCACGGATGGGCGGATATGGTCAGGTTCTCGCGTACGGGAGGAGAGGCCGCCGCGATGGCTGTCAGAATAGCCAGGGCGAGCACCGGAAGGGACATAGTTCTTTTCTGCGGATATCATGGGTGGCATGACTGGTACCTGTCGGCCAATCTGGCCGATGATTCCGGCCTTGACGGGCATTTGCTTCCGGGGCTGGAACCCCGGGGGGTTCCACGAGAGTTGAAGGGAACTTCAATACCTTTTCAATATAACGATTCGGACGGGTTCCTGGCGCTTTTGGAGAAATACCGGAGCAGGATAGCCGCGGTTATCATGGAGCCGGTAAGGAACCTTTATCCGACCGGCGGGTTCCTGGAAACAATAAGAGATAGGACGCAGCGGGAGGGGATAATACTCATATTCGATGAAATAACCTCTGGATGGAGACTTAACCACGGCGGGGCGCATCTGGGATTCGGTGTAGACCCGGACATGGCGGTCTTCGCCAAGGGGATCAGTAACGGTTATCCCATGGCGGCGGTAATAGGAAGAGAAAATGTGATGACGGTCGCGCAGGACACCTTTATTAGCAGCACATACTGGACAGAGAGGATAGGTCCGGTGGCGGCGATCTCGACCATAGGGAAGATGAGCAAAAATAATGTCCCTGGGCATCTAAAGCATACCGGAAGCAGGATAAAAGCCGGATGGAGAAAATATGCCGATGAGCATGGTCTAGAGATCGAGATATCGGGGATAGATCCCCTGGGTCATTTCACGTTCTCGGGGGAAAAACACCTGGTGCTGAAGACCCTTTTCACCCAGTATATGCTTGAGAGGGGTTTTTTGGCGACCAACGCTTTTTACGCGTCGTATGCGCACAAGGATGAGCATGTGGATAAATACCTGGACGCGGTGAGTGAGGTCTTCGGGCTTGTACGTAAAGCAGCGGACAGCACTTCGCCTGAGGACTTCTTGAAAAAGAAGGTATGTCACAGCGGGTTCAGGAGACTGACATGA
- the hisH gene encoding imidazole glycerol phosphate synthase subunit HisH yields MKDANVCIIDYGSGNVKSVYNLFLSITGSVKVSNQADDINGSTHIVLPGVGAFGSAMQKIKALSSFGVLEENVLSGGKPFLGICVGMQVLAEKGYEHGENEGLGWIPGSVRKLETGGLYLPHVGWNDFTECSKDNPLFKGISPDMDFYYVHSFYFDVVDKASAIAKCEYGMEFTSAVNRDNIYGVQFHPEKSQKAGRKLLQNFMDIS; encoded by the coding sequence ATGAAAGATGCGAACGTATGCATAATCGATTATGGTTCGGGGAACGTGAAAAGCGTGTATAACCTTTTCCTGAGCATTACCGGGTCGGTCAAAGTTTCGAATCAGGCCGATGATATTAACGGATCTACGCACATCGTTCTGCCTGGAGTGGGAGCCTTCGGCTCGGCCATGCAGAAGATAAAAGCGCTTTCTTCTTTCGGAGTGCTGGAAGAGAATGTGCTTTCGGGGGGAAAACCCTTTCTGGGCATATGCGTCGGCATGCAGGTCCTGGCGGAGAAGGGATACGAACACGGAGAGAACGAAGGGCTCGGCTGGATACCGGGGTCGGTGAGGAAGCTCGAGACGGGAGGCCTTTACCTGCCGCATGTTGGGTGGAACGATTTTACCGAATGCTCGAAGGATAACCCCCTATTTAAAGGGATATCCCCGGACATGGATTTCTATTACGTGCACAGTTTCTATTTTGATGTCGTTGATAAGGCCAGCGCGATAGCCAAATGTGAGTACGGCATGGAGTTCACTTCGGCCGTAAACAGGGATAATATTTACGGGGTTCAGTTCCATCCCGAAAAGAGCCAGAAAGCGGGAAGAAAACTGCTCCAGAACTTTATGGATATATCATGA
- a CDS encoding methyltransferase domain-containing protein, which translates to MLLSYRDRFVPVPCPACGCPDHKQAFEKYSLGYVRCADCGTVYINPRPSPEVLDIYYKNSENYAYWNKYIFPASEDVRREKIFKPRVRRLLEICERHRVSRDTMLEVGAGFGIFCEEVSRAGFFNRVTGIEPTPDLARTCRLKGIDIIEDLVENVDLGDEKISVIASFEVIEHLFSPEDFLRKCFSLLSPGGLLVLTCPNVKGFDISVLGSVSDAVDVEHLNYFHSDSLAALLERCGFEVIETSTPGKLDADRVRQAVLGGRFSLEGRPFLKDVLIERWDELGDKFQKLLSDSGLSSHMWIVAKK; encoded by the coding sequence ATGCTCCTGTCATACAGGGACAGGTTCGTCCCTGTTCCGTGCCCCGCCTGCGGCTGTCCGGACCATAAGCAAGCCTTCGAAAAATACAGCCTTGGTTATGTACGATGCGCGGATTGCGGAACCGTGTATATAAACCCCAGGCCTTCTCCTGAAGTGCTGGATATTTATTACAAGAATTCCGAAAACTATGCTTACTGGAACAAGTACATATTTCCCGCTTCCGAAGATGTCCGGAGAGAGAAGATCTTCAAGCCCCGTGTCCGGAGACTCTTGGAGATCTGTGAAAGACACCGGGTGAGCCGGGATACTATGCTTGAGGTGGGTGCCGGTTTCGGTATTTTCTGCGAAGAGGTTTCCAGGGCGGGATTTTTCAACAGGGTAACGGGCATCGAACCGACCCCGGATCTGGCCAGAACCTGCAGGTTGAAGGGGATAGACATAATAGAGGATCTGGTGGAGAATGTCGATCTGGGCGATGAGAAAATAAGTGTCATCGCCAGTTTCGAGGTCATCGAACACCTTTTCTCCCCGGAGGATTTTCTGCGGAAATGTTTTTCGCTGCTTTCACCCGGGGGTCTTTTGGTGCTTACCTGTCCTAACGTGAAAGGGTTCGATATAAGCGTACTGGGAAGTGTTTCCGATGCGGTGGATGTCGAACATTTGAATTATTTCCATTCCGATTCGCTGGCCGCCTTGCTTGAGCGGTGCGGGTTCGAGGTTATCGAAACCTCCACGCCCGGGAAGCTTGATGCGGACAGGGTGAGACAGGCAGTGCTTGGCGGAAGGTTCAGCCTTGAAGGACGCCCTTTTCTGAAGGATGTCCTTATAGAAAGATGGGACGAACTGGGGGATAAGTTCCAGAAATTGCTCTCGGACAGCGGCCTGTCCTCGCATATGTGGATTGTCGCAAAAAAGTGA
- the hisF gene encoding imidazole glycerol phosphate synthase subunit HisF produces the protein MKKKRLIPVLLLKNGFLVQSKSFKRYQNLGNPVTSVKRLSEWAADELIYIDISREDVYDMRRDDLGHYNRDNILDIIDDVSRDCHMPVTIGGRIRSLRDMAFRLSKGADKVSINTKALEDPGFIEEAAKEFGSQCVIVSMDAKSVDGAHRIMSDGGRQMTGYSPAEWATIAEEKGAGEILINSIDRDGRKNGYDIDLVSQVVDAVDIPVIALGGVGEWEHFSEVLEKTDVDAVAAANIFHYSDQSVYLAKKYLYEKGHLVRQPDLLLEEVNSRR, from the coding sequence ATGAAAAAGAAACGTTTAATACCGGTGCTCTTGCTGAAGAACGGGTTCCTTGTACAGAGCAAGTCCTTCAAAAGATACCAGAACCTGGGCAACCCCGTTACTTCGGTAAAGCGTCTGAGCGAATGGGCGGCGGACGAGCTCATTTATATCGATATAAGCCGTGAGGATGTCTATGACATGCGCAGGGATGACCTCGGTCATTACAACAGGGATAATATACTGGATATAATAGACGACGTCTCAAGGGATTGTCACATGCCGGTGACCATTGGGGGCAGGATACGGTCGCTCCGTGATATGGCTTTCAGGCTCAGCAAGGGAGCGGATAAGGTATCGATCAATACAAAGGCCCTCGAGGACCCGGGGTTCATAGAAGAAGCGGCGAAAGAATTCGGTTCCCAGTGCGTCATAGTGTCAATGGACGCCAAGTCGGTTGACGGCGCTCACCGGATCATGTCCGACGGAGGACGCCAGATGACCGGATACTCTCCCGCGGAATGGGCAACGATAGCGGAGGAGAAGGGCGCCGGCGAGATACTGATAAATTCCATAGACCGTGATGGAAGAAAGAACGGATACGATATTGACCTGGTCTCGCAAGTTGTGGATGCGGTGGATATCCCCGTTATCGCGCTTGGCGGGGTCGGCGAATGGGAGCATTTCTCCGAGGTTCTGGAGAAGACGGACGTGGATGCCGTGGCCGCGGCGAATATATTCCATTACTCGGACCAGAGCGTGTACCTGGCCAAGAAATACCTGTACGAAAAAGGTCATCTCGTGCGTCAGCCGGATCTTTTGCTTGAGGAGGTGAATTCAAGACGATGA
- the hisF gene encoding imidazole glycerol phosphate synthase subunit HisF has translation MLKNRLIPILLLRNGRCVKGRRFGEYRDTGHPVTAARIYDAQRVDELVFLDIMASLEKRDVLLNIVAETAEECFMPLTVGGGIRNLEDIKVTLAAGADKVVINSAAVERPGLINEAARVFGNSTIVVGIDYRQDGKGGREVHTHGGTKPAGLEPSDWAEQVAARGAGEIILTSIDREGMMEGYDLALIRQVSEAVDIPVIAHGGAGTLKDLRDGIEEGKASAVAAASIFHFTDQSPIKARLYLKDNSVNVRI, from the coding sequence ATGCTTAAGAACCGTTTGATACCCATATTGCTGTTAAGGAACGGAAGATGCGTTAAAGGAAGGCGCTTCGGTGAATATCGTGACACAGGTCATCCTGTCACGGCCGCAAGGATCTACGACGCCCAGCGTGTCGATGAACTGGTGTTCCTGGATATAATGGCGAGCCTGGAAAAAAGGGACGTTCTTCTTAATATAGTGGCCGAAACGGCCGAGGAATGCTTCATGCCTCTTACAGTAGGCGGGGGAATAAGGAACCTGGAGGATATCAAGGTCACGCTGGCGGCGGGAGCGGACAAGGTCGTTATCAATTCCGCCGCGGTCGAGCGGCCCGGGCTGATCAACGAAGCCGCCAGGGTGTTCGGCAATTCCACCATCGTGGTGGGGATAGATTACAGGCAGGACGGTAAAGGCGGACGCGAAGTACATACGCACGGCGGGACAAAGCCCGCGGGGCTTGAGCCCTCAGACTGGGCTGAACAGGTAGCCGCACGCGGTGCCGGTGAGATCATACTTACGTCGATCGACCGTGAGGGCATGATGGAAGGCTATGATTTGGCCCTCATCAGACAGGTAAGCGAAGCGGTCGACATACCGGTGATCGCGCACGGGGGCGCGGGAACGCTAAAGGACCTCAGGGACGGTATAGAAGAGGGAAAAGCCTCCGCCGTGGCGGCGGCGAGCATTTTCCATTTTACCGACCAGAGCCCCATTAAGGCGAGACTGTATCTTAAGGATAACAGTGTTAACGTGAGGATATAG
- a CDS encoding GNAT family N-acetyltransferase produces the protein MTGKDMKDKLKVFIVTEGGGSRGYGHMTRCLALYHAFLQHEVRPVFIASCDRSAEKMIEGADRRIFDWVAEEKALIRTLAGADIAIIDSYLAPPGLYARVAEAVRLPVYIDDNKRVDYPAGVILNSGVGAENIEYTSPGGKSLLGCEYALLRKDFWSIPRKKINKQVSRILVTFGGADQMEMTRGILDILNKKYPGITKDVVAGGASSGIKPRENVSVIHDADAGKMKSLMLDADIAVSAAGQTLYELAAAGTPAVAVCVALNQRSNLRGWQKAGVFRCIDAAGSINVEKELVEALEELMPLEEREKASEKAISSINAEGPVKAVREILRIYADRIFMRKTGREDCRDLWQWRNHPEVRKWAFTDGEIDLSDHREWFEKKMKDNKSRMYMAEYPKGQKIGQARFDALPGDTLISVNLNPAFFGKGLGSGLIRSATGSFLNERPEVKTITANIRSDNIASKKAFEKAGYRYSGNTTVQGCKTDIYKYTR, from the coding sequence ATGACCGGAAAAGACATGAAAGATAAATTAAAGGTATTCATAGTAACAGAAGGCGGGGGCAGCAGGGGTTACGGTCACATGACCAGGTGCCTGGCCCTTTATCATGCTTTTCTGCAGCATGAAGTCCGCCCGGTATTTATTGCCAGCTGCGACCGAAGCGCTGAAAAGATGATCGAAGGTGCCGATCGGAGGATCTTCGACTGGGTTGCTGAGGAAAAAGCGCTCATTAGAACTCTCGCGGGAGCGGATATAGCGATAATAGATTCTTATCTCGCGCCGCCGGGGTTATACGCACGTGTAGCCGAAGCTGTTCGGCTCCCGGTTTATATAGACGACAACAAGCGGGTCGATTACCCGGCGGGGGTAATATTGAATTCTGGCGTCGGGGCTGAAAATATCGAGTATACCTCTCCCGGAGGGAAGTCTCTTCTGGGATGTGAATACGCTCTTTTAAGGAAGGATTTCTGGAGCATCCCGCGCAAGAAAATAAACAAGCAGGTTAGCAGGATATTGGTGACCTTTGGCGGGGCCGATCAGATGGAAATGACCCGCGGGATACTGGATATATTGAACAAGAAATATCCCGGTATTACCAAGGACGTTGTCGCCGGAGGAGCCTCTTCAGGTATCAAGCCCCGGGAAAACGTCAGTGTCATACACGATGCGGATGCCGGGAAGATGAAAAGCCTCATGCTTGATGCGGATATCGCCGTTTCGGCGGCGGGTCAGACCCTTTATGAACTGGCCGCGGCAGGTACCCCTGCGGTAGCGGTCTGTGTGGCCTTGAACCAGAGAAGCAATCTGAGGGGCTGGCAGAAGGCCGGTGTCTTCAGGTGTATAGATGCGGCTGGCTCAATAAATGTCGAGAAGGAGCTAGTAGAGGCTCTTGAAGAGCTTATGCCTTTGGAAGAGAGGGAAAAGGCGTCGGAGAAGGCAATAAGTTCAATAAACGCGGAAGGACCGGTCAAAGCTGTCCGGGAGATCTTGAGGATATACGCGGACCGCATCTTCATGAGAAAGACAGGCAGGGAAGACTGCCGTGATCTGTGGCAATGGAGGAACCACCCGGAAGTAAGAAAATGGGCTTTTACAGACGGAGAGATAGATCTTTCCGATCACAGGGAATGGTTCGAGAAAAAAATGAAAGATAATAAGAGCCGTATGTATATGGCCGAATATCCGAAGGGGCAGAAGATAGGACAGGCGCGTTTCGACGCCCTGCCCGGGGATACACTGATAAGCGTCAACCTTAACCCGGCCTTTTTCGGAAAAGGTCTGGGCAGCGGGCTCATAAGAAGCGCTACCGGAAGCTTCCTGAACGAGAGGCCTGAAGTGAAGACGATAACGGCGAACATAAGATCAGATAATATAGCCTCCAAAAAGGCTTTCGAGAAAGCGGGATATCGGTACTCCGGGAATACGACAGTTCAGGGCTGTAAGACCGATATCTATAAATATACGAGGTAG